The Sediminitomix flava genome window below encodes:
- a CDS encoding glycoside hydrolase family 117 protein, with protein sequence MKSTIFNTIVAAGLGVLAACNPSAKEEIAKGDISANEISEEKLDFLGITDKDHLSAASKRALAWSDDLTNEWFGEFTVHDLKGDLAYEEGVVRRDPSALIKVDGKYFVWYSKSVGKTDGFAGDIENEKVFPWDRCDIWYATSEDGWTWKEEGIAVARGEKGAYDDRSVFTTEIMVHDGVYYLCYQTVKSPYNVRVKNQVGLAWSNSPYGPWTKSEEPILSPADNGIWKGDEDNRFLVEKKGDFDSHKVHDPCIIPYNGKFYLYYKGEQMGEAITFGGRQIRHGVAIADNPKGPYIKSKYNPISNSGHEICVWPHKDGIASLITTDGPEKNTVQLSKDGINFEIASVIPGAPHAIGLNRTLDTEEPFAIFEWGLTHKYHNYDWQYIRRFQGKRKTTHVAKGEVKNKEASDASDQSK encoded by the coding sequence ATGAAATCAACAATATTCAACACAATAGTAGCAGCGGGTTTAGGCGTGTTAGCCGCATGTAACCCTTCTGCAAAAGAAGAAATAGCAAAAGGAGATATCTCTGCAAATGAGATTTCGGAAGAAAAACTAGACTTTTTAGGAATTACAGATAAAGACCATTTAAGTGCTGCTTCTAAAAGGGCTTTGGCTTGGTCAGATGATTTGACCAATGAATGGTTTGGTGAATTCACTGTTCATGATTTGAAAGGAGATTTAGCCTATGAAGAAGGCGTGGTAAGAAGAGACCCGAGTGCGCTAATCAAAGTAGACGGTAAATACTTTGTTTGGTATTCGAAAAGTGTGGGGAAAACGGATGGTTTTGCGGGTGATATCGAAAACGAAAAAGTATTTCCTTGGGACAGATGTGACATTTGGTATGCAACTTCGGAAGACGGTTGGACTTGGAAAGAAGAAGGAATTGCAGTGGCTAGAGGTGAAAAGGGAGCTTACGATGATCGATCAGTTTTTACGACTGAAATCATGGTGCATGATGGTGTGTATTATTTGTGTTATCAGACTGTAAAATCACCATACAATGTACGAGTTAAAAATCAGGTTGGCTTGGCTTGGTCAAATTCGCCTTACGGTCCTTGGACAAAAAGTGAAGAACCAATCTTAAGCCCTGCGGATAATGGAATTTGGAAAGGGGATGAAGACAATAGATTCTTGGTAGAAAAGAAAGGAGACTTTGATAGTCATAAAGTTCACGACCCTTGTATCATTCCATACAATGGAAAGTTTTATCTCTATTACAAAGGAGAACAAATGGGTGAGGCGATTACGTTTGGCGGGCGTCAAATCAGACATGGTGTAGCGATCGCGGATAATCCTAAAGGACCATATATTAAGTCGAAATATAATCCTATCTCAAATAGCGGACATGAAATCTGTGTTTGGCCTCATAAAGACGGAATCGCCTCACTCATTACAACCGATGGACCTGAAAAGAATACGGTTCAACTCTCAAAAGATGGAATCAACTTTGAGATTGCCTCCGTCATTCCGGGCGCACCTCATGCAATTGGTCTGAACAGAACTTTAGATACGGAAGAGCCATTCGCCATTTTTGAATGGGGGTTGACGCATAAGTATCACAATTATGATTGGCAATACATTCGTCGATTCCAAGGGAAAAGAAAAACGACGCATGTAGCCAAAGGCGAGGTAAAAAATAAAGAAGCTAGCGATGCTAGTGATCAATCAAAGTAA
- a CDS encoding L-rhamnose/proton symporter RhaT: MIEGIIWAIAAGVMLGLYALPEKYAKDFEFENTWALFFAINCFLIPNVAAFGLIEGFGDILLAIPTPVLIGMGISSFLWGIGVMMWGKAINHIGLSLGFSLFIGTIILVGSLIPFMIDGLPATPVFVTIMIGIFVVLMGVINNGRAGIIRQKDEGSQESEKKGSMTTGILIAVIGGLLATGFSYANTVGGSIIHEACLKMGNPEWVSAIAVMYIIYMAGGIAIALYFGQQLTAKGLWGRFKTPNLLRNTALTTVMGIFNFTASAAFAYAAFQLGSNGGTVGYAIFNTVSVAVAIVSGLLTREWVNASTKAKGALYVGLSCMIIGICIVAIGNGLA; this comes from the coding sequence ATGATAGAAGGAATTATTTGGGCAATTGCAGCAGGTGTTATGCTAGGTTTATACGCATTGCCAGAGAAGTACGCAAAAGATTTTGAGTTTGAAAATACGTGGGCATTGTTTTTTGCCATCAACTGTTTTCTAATTCCCAATGTAGCTGCTTTCGGATTGATTGAAGGCTTTGGTGATATTTTATTAGCTATTCCAACACCAGTATTGATTGGAATGGGAATCTCAAGTTTTCTTTGGGGAATTGGTGTGATGATGTGGGGGAAAGCCATTAATCATATTGGATTATCCCTCGGTTTTTCACTTTTTATCGGGACGATTATTTTAGTAGGATCTCTCATTCCATTTATGATCGACGGTCTGCCTGCTACTCCTGTATTTGTAACGATAATGATTGGGATTTTTGTTGTTCTGATGGGAGTAATCAATAATGGTAGAGCAGGAATCATTCGTCAGAAAGATGAAGGGAGTCAAGAAAGTGAGAAAAAAGGTTCAATGACCACAGGGATTCTGATTGCAGTAATCGGTGGACTTTTGGCAACAGGATTTAGCTATGCAAACACAGTGGGAGGAAGCATCATTCATGAAGCTTGTTTGAAAATGGGTAATCCTGAGTGGGTAAGTGCAATTGCAGTAATGTATATTATTTATATGGCTGGTGGTATTGCTATCGCATTGTATTTTGGGCAACAATTGACCGCTAAAGGGCTTTGGGGGCGTTTTAAAACACCAAATCTTTTAAGAAATACAGCACTTACCACTGTGATGGGAATTTTTAACTTCACAGCTTCAGCAGCTTTCGCTTATGCCGCTTTCCAATTGGGAAGTAACGGAGGAACAGTTGGTTATGCGATATTCAATACGGTTTCAGTTGCAGTAGCTATTGTGAGTGGTTTGCTCACTCGCGAATGGGTAAATGCTTCTACAAAAGCAAAAGGTGCATTATATGTCGGCTTGAGCTGTATGATTATTGGGATTTGCATCGTTGCTATTGGTAATGGCTTAGCTTAA